The following are encoded together in the Oryzias melastigma strain HK-1 linkage group LG17, ASM292280v2, whole genome shotgun sequence genome:
- the LOC112147111 gene encoding myosin-7, which yields MGDAAMKEFGAAAPYLRKSDRERLEAQTRPFDMKRECFVPDPDEEYVKASVVSREGDKVTAQTAKGKTVTVKECDVHPQNPPKFDKIEDMAMFTFLHEPAVLFNLKERYAAWMIYTYSGLFCVTVNPYKWLPVYNQEVVVAYRGKKRSEAPPHIFSISDNAYQYMLTDRENQSILITGESGAGKTVNTKRVIQYFASIAAGGGKKDAGTDKKGTLEDQIIQCNPALEAFGNAKTIRNDNSSRFGKFIRIHFAASGKLASADIETYLLEKSRVTFQLRAERDYHIFYQILSQKKPELLEMLLITSNPYDYAFISQGETTVASINDADELVATDEAFDVLGFTQDEKNGIYKLTGAIMHFGNMKFKNKQREEQAEADGTEDADKVAYLMGLNSADLIKGLCHPRVKVGNEWVTKGQNVQQVYYAVGALSKAVYEKMFLWMVVRINHSLDTKQPRQYFIGVLDIAGFEIFDFNTFEQLCINFTNEKLQQFFNHHMFVLEQEEYKKEGIEWTFIDFGMDLQACIDLIEKPMGIMSILEEECMFPKASDATFKAKLYDNHLGKSSNFQKPRNPKGKPEAHFALVHYAGTVDYNINNWLVKNKDPLNETVVGLFQKSTLKLLSNLFANYAGADSAETGKSGKGGGSKKKGSSFQTVSALHRENLNKLMTNLRSTHPHFVRCIIPNETKTPGAMENPLVMHQLRCNGVLEGIRICRKGFPNRILYGDFKQRYRILNPAAIPEGQFIDSRKGAEKLLGSLEIDHNQYKFGHTKVFFKAGLLGQLEEMRDDRLSLIITGIQARSRGLLARVEFQKIVERRDALLVIQWNIRAFMGVKNWPWMKLYFKIKPLLRSAEAEKEMANMKEEFLKLKEAYAKSEARRKELEEKMVSLLQEKNDLQLQVHAEQDNLADAEERCEGLIKHKIQMEAKIKELTERLEDEEEINAELTAKKRKLEDECSELKKDIDDLELTLAKVEKEKHATENKVKNLVEEMAALDEIIAKLTKEKKALQEAHQQTLDDLQSEEDKVNTLTKLKAKLEQQVDDLEGSLEQEKKVRMDLERAKRKLEGDLKLTLESLMDLENDKQQLEEHLKKKDFELSQLNNKIEDEQAISIQLQKKLKELQARIEELEEELEAERAARAKVEKQRADLARELEEISERLEEAGGATAAQIEMNKKREAEFQKLRRDLEEATLHHESTTATLRKKQADSVADLGEQIDNLQRVKQKLEKEKSELKLELDDVVSNMEHVVKTKTNLEKTCRTLEDQMNEYKNKFEEAQRCINDFNMQKAKLQTENGELSRQLEDKDSKVSQLTRGKMSYTQQIEDLKRQLEEESKAKNALAHAVQSARHDCDLLREQYEEEQEAKAELQRSMSKANSEVAQWRTKYETDAIQRTEELEEAKKKLAQRLQEAEEAVEAVNAKCSSLEKTKHRLQNEIEDLMVDVERSNAAAAVLDKKQRNFDKVLSEWKQKYEESQCELESSQKEARALSTELFKLKNSYEEALDHLETMRRENKNLQEEVSDLTEQLGESSKNIHELEKLRKQLDQEKSEIQSALEEAEASLEHEEGKILRAQLEFNQVKAEIERKLAEKDEEMEQSKRNMQRTIDTLQSSLEAECRSRNEALRIKKKMEGDLNEMEIQLSQANRQAAEAQKQLKSVHAHLKDCQIQLDESVRANDDLKENLAIIERRNNLLQAELEELRAALEQTERSRRLAEQELLDVTERVQLLHSQNTGLINQKKKLESDTVQLQGEVEEAVQECRNAEEKAKKAITDAAMMAEELKKEQDTSAHLERMKKNMEQTIKDLQHRLDEAEQIAMKGGKKQVQKLEARVRDLENEVEVEQKKSSETIKGIRKYERRIKELTYQTEEDRKNTARLQDLVDKLQLKVKAYKRAAEEAEEQANTHLTKFRKLQHELDEAEERADIAESQVNKMRAKSRDVGSKKGLDE from the exons ATGGGGGATGCTGCCATGAAGGAGTTTGGGGCAGCAGCCCCATACTTGAGGAAGTCAGACAGGGAGCGTCTGGAGGCCCAGACCCGACCCTTTGACATGAAGAGGGAGTGTTTCGTTCCTGATCCCGATGAGGAATATGTGAAGGCATCTGTTGTCAGTCGTGAGGGGGACAAAGTCACTGCTCAGACTGCCAAAGGGAAG ACTGTCACAGTGAAGGAGTGTGATGTACACCCCCAAAATCCCCCAAAGTTTGATAAAATTGAAGACATGGCGATGTTCACCTTCCTGCATGAGCCAGCTGTGCTGTTTAACCTCAAAGAGCGTTATGCAGCATGGATGATCTAC ACCTACTCTGGGCTGTTCTGTGTGACTGTCAACCCCTACAAGTGGCTGCCAGTCTACAACCAGGAGGTGGTTGTTGCCTACAGAGGAAAGAAGAGGAGTGAAGCTCCTCCTCACATCTTCTCCATCTCTGATAATGCATACCAGTATATGCTAACAG ACAGAGAAAATCAGTCTATCCTCATCAC TGGAGAATCTGGTGCTGGAAAAACGGTCAACACCAAAAGAGTAATTCAATACTTTGCGAGTAttgcagctggaggaggaaaaaaagatgcagGCACtgataaaaag gGTACCTTGGAAGATCAAATTATCCAGTGTAACCCTGCTTTAGAAGCATTTGGGAATGCAAAGACCATCAGAAACGACAACTCATCCAGATTT GGGAAATTCATCCGCATCCACTTTGCTGCCAGTGGAAAGTTGGCTTCAGCAGACATTGAAACAT ATCTGCTGGAAAAGTCCCGTGTCACCTTTCAACTCAGAGCTGAGAGAGATTATCACATCTTCTACCAGATTCTGTCTCAGAAGAAACCAGAGCTGcttg AAATGCTGCTCATCACCAGCAACCCCTATGATTACGCCTTCATCTCCCAAGGAGAGACAACTGTGGCGTCAATTAATGATGCTGATGAACTGGTGGCAACTGAT GAAGCCTTTGACGTGCTGGGTTTTActcaagatgaaaaaaatggcatcTACAAACTGACCGGTGCTATTATGCATTTTGGTAACATGAAGTTCAAGAACAAGCAGCGTGAAGAGCAGGCAGAGGCAGACGGCACTGAAG ATGCTGACAAAGTAGCTTATCTGATGGGCCTGAACTCTGCTGACCTGATCAAAGGTCTCTGTCATCCCAGAGTCAAAGTAGGAAATGAGTGGGTCACCAAGGGACAGAATGTTCAGCAG GTGTACTATGCTGTTGGTGCACTGTCCAAGGCAGTGTACGAGAAGATGTTCTTGTGGATGGTGGTGAGGATTAACCACTCACTGGACACCAAGCAGCCCCGACAGTACTTCATAGGAGTGCTGGACATTGCTGGATTTGAGATTTTTGAT TTCAACACCTTTGAGCAGCTGTGCATCAACTTCACTAATGAAAAACTGCAACAGTTTTTCAACCATCACATGTTTGTGCTGGAGCAAGAAGAGTACAAGAAAGAAGGAATTGAATGGACCTTCATTGATTTTGGTATGGATCTGCAGGCTTGCATAGATCTGATTGAAAAG CCCATGGGTATCATGTCCATCCTTGAAGAGGAGTGCATGTTTCCCAAAGCCAGTGATGCCACCTTCAAAGCCAAGCTTTATGACAACCACCTGGGAAAATCCAGCAACTTCCAAAAGCCTAGAAATCCCAAAGGAAAACCAGAGGCCCATTTTGCCCTGGTTCATTATGCAGGAACTGTTGATTATAACATCAACAACTGGCTGGTGAAAAACAAGGATCCTCTGAATGAGACGGTGGTTGGACTTTTTCAGAAGTCAACCTTGAAGCTTTTGTCCAATCTCTTTGCCAATTATGCAGGAGCTGACTCAG cagaaactggaaaaagtgGCAAGGGAGGAGGAAGCAAGAAGAAGGGCTCATCTTTTCAAACTGTTTCAGCATTGCATAGA GAGAACTTAAACAAGCTGATGACCAACCTGCGGTCCACCCACCCTCACTTTGTGCGCTGCATCATCCCCAATGAGACCAAGACTCCTGGGGCCATGGAGAACCCTCTGGTGATGCACCAGCTGCGCTGTAATGGCGTGCTGGAAGGCATCAGAATCTGCAGAAAGGGCTTCCCAAACAGGATCCTCTACGGGGATTTCAAGCAGAG GTATCGCATCCTGAATCCAGCTGCCATCCCTGAGGGTCAGTTTATTGACAGCAGGAAAGGAGCGGAGAAACTTCTTGGGTCTCTAGAAATTGATCACAACCAGTACAAGTTTGGCCACACGAAG GTGTTCTTTAAGGCTGGTCTTCTTGGACAATTGGAGGAGATGAGAGATGATCGCCTGTCCCTCATCATCACAGGAATACAGGCTAGATCAAGAGGGCTGCTGGCAAGAGTAGAATTCCAGAAGATTGTTGAAAGAAG GGATGCTCTACTAGTGATCCAGTGGAACATTCGTGCCTTCATGGGGGTCAAGAATTGGCCCTGGATGAAGCTATACTTTAAGATCAAACCACTTCTAAGATCTGCAGAGGCAGAGAAGGAGATGGCCAACATGAAGGAAGAATTCCTGAAGCTCAAAGAGGCTTATGCAAAATCTGAAGCTCGTAGAAAGGAACTAGAAGAAAAAATGGTCTCCCTTCTCCAAGAGAAGAATGACCTGCAGCTCCAAGTTCATGCT GAGCAAGATAATCTTGCAGACGCAGAGGAGCGATGTGAGGGGCTGATCAAACACAAGATTCAGATGGAGGCAAAAATCAAGGAGCTGACTGAGAGACtggaagatgaggaggagatCAATGCTGAACTGACAGCCAAGAAGAGGAAGCTGGAGGATGAGTGCTCCGAGCTAAAGAAGGACATTGATGACTTGGAGCTAACTCTTGCTAAAGTGGAGAAAGAAAAGCATGCCACTGAGAACAAG GTGAAGAACTTAGTTGAGGAGATGGCTGCTTTGGATGAAATCATAGCCAAGCTCACCAAGGAGAAGAAAGCTTTACAAGAAGCTCATCAGCAAACGCTGGATGACCTGCAGAGTGAGGAAGACAAAGTCAACACTCTGACCAAGCTCAAGGCTAAGCTGGAGCAGCAAGTGGACGAT CTTGAAGGTTCTCTGGAACAAGAGAAGAAAGTTAGGATGGATCTCGAGAGGGCAAAGAGGAAACTGGAGGGTGACTTGAAACTAACTCTGGAAAGTTTAATGGACCTGGAGAACGACAAACAACAACTTGAAGAACatctaaaaaa GAAGGACTTTGAGCTCAGTCAGCTCAACAATAAGATAGAAGACGAGCAGGCCATTTCCATTCAGCTTCAGAAGAAACTGAAGGAGCTTCAG GCTCGCATTGAAGAACTTGAGGAAGAACTGGAGGCAGAGCGAGCTGCTCGGGCCAAAGTGGAGAAGCAGAGAGCAGACTTGGCTCGGGAGCTGGAGGAGATCAGTGAGAGGCTGGAAGAAGCTGGAGGAGCCACGGCTGCTCAGATCGAGATGAACAAGAAGAGGGAGGCCGAGTTCCAGAAACTCCGCAGAGACCTTGAAGAGGCCACTCTGCACCATGAATCCACAACTGCAACCCTTAGGAAGAAACAGGCAGACAGTGTGGCTGACCTGGGAGAGCAGATTGACAACCTGCAGAGAGTCAAGCAGAAACTGGAGAAGGAGAAGAGCGAGCTCAAACTGGAGCTGGATGATGTGGTTTCCAACATGGAACATGTTGTTAAGACAAAG actaattTGGAGAAAACCTGCAGAACTTTGGAAGATCAAATGAACGAATACAAGAATAAGTTTGAGGAAGCTCAACGCTGCATCAATGACTTCAACATGCAAAAAGCAAAACTTCAGACAGAAAATG GTGAACTCTCCAGACAGCTGGAGGATAAAGATTCCAAGGTATCCCAACTGACCAGAGGAAAAATGTCCTACACTCAACAAATTGAAGACCTGAAGAGGCAGCTGGAAGAAGAGAGCAAG GCCAAGAACGCCTTAGCCCATGCTGTGCAGTCAGCTCGCCATGACTGCGACCTCCTCAGGGAGCAGtatgaggaggagcaggaggccaAGGCTGAGCTGCAGCGCAGCATGTCCAAAGCCAACTCTGAGGTGGCTCAGTGGAGAACAAAGTACGAAACCGACGCCATCCAGAGGACTGAGGAACTGGAAGAAGCCAA GAAGAAGCTGGCTCAGCGTCTGCAGGAGGCTGAGGAGGCTGTTGAAGCAGTGAATGCTAAATGTTCCTCTCTGGAGAAGACCAAACACAGACTGCAGAATGAGATTGAAGATCTCATGGTGGATGTGGAGAGGTcaaatgctgctgctgctgttctggACAAGAAACAGAGGAACTTTGACAAG GTCTTGTCGGAGTGGAAGCAGAAGTATGAAGAGTCTCAATGTGAGCTGGAGAGCTCCCAGAAGGAGGCCCGGGCCCTAAGTACTGAgcttttcaaacttaaaaactcCTATGAAGAAGCTCTGGACCACCTGGAGACCATGAGGAGGGAGAACAAGAACCTTCAAG AGGAAGTTTCTGACCTCACTGAGCAACTTGGTGAGAGTTCAAAGAACATCCATGAACTGGAGAAGCTGCGAAAACAACTGGATCAAGAGAAGAGTGAGATCCAGTCTGCTCTTGAGGAAGCTGAG GCTTCTCTGGAACACGAGGAAGGTAAGATTTTAAGGGCCCAGCTGGAATTCAATCAAGTaaaagctgaaattgaaagGAAACTAGctgaaaaagatgaagagaTGGAGCAGAGCAAGAGGAACATGCAGAGGACCATTGACACCCTGCAGAGCTCTCTTGAGGCCGAGTGTCGCAGCAGAAATGAAGCTCTTCGTATTAAGAAGAAGATGGAGGGCGACCTCAACGAGATGGAGATCCAGCTCAGCCAAGCCAACAGGCAGGCAGCTGAAGCCCAGAAACAGCTGAAGTCTGTTCATGCCCATCTGAAG gattgtCAGATTCAGCTGGATGAGTCTGTAAGAGCCAATGATGACCTGAAAGAGAACCTAGCCATCATTGAAAGACGCAACAACCTCCTTCAAGCTGAACTGGAGGAGCTCAGAGCTGCTCTGGAACAAACTGAGAGGAGCCGCAGACTGGCTgagcaggagctgctggacgTTACTGAGAGGGTGCAGCTGCTGCACTCACAG AACACCGGGCTAATaaaccagaagaagaagctggagTCTGATACAGTCCAGCTTCAAGGAGAAGTGGAAGAGGCGGTGCAGGAGTGCAGAAACGCTGAAGAAAAGGCTAAAAAGGCCATCACTGATGCCGCCATGATGGCAGAAGAGCTGAAGAAAGAGCAGGACACCAGCGCTCACCTGGAGCGCATGAAGAAGAACATGGAACAAACCATCAAAGACCTGCAGCACCGTCTGGATGAAGCTGAGCAGATCGCCATGAAGGGAGGGAAGAAGCAGGTGCAGAAGCTGGAGGCCAGA GTGAGGGATCTTGAGAATGAAGTGGAAGTGGAGCAGAAGAAGAGCAGTGAGACCATCAAGGGAATCCGTAAATACGAGAGACGGATCAAGGAGCTCACATATCAG ACTGAGGAGGACCGTAAGAATACTGCCCGCTTGCAGGATCTGGTTGACAAACTGCAGCTGAAAGTTAAAGCCTACAAGAGAGCAGCTGAGGAAGCT GAAGAGCAGGCCAACACTCACCTGACTAAATTCCGCAAGCTGCAGCATGAGCTGGACGAGGCTGAAGAAAGAGCCGACATCGCCGAGTCTCAGGTCAACAAGATGCGGGCCAAAAGCCGCGATGTGGGGTCAAAG AAAGGGCTAGATGAGTGA